One Heptranchias perlo isolate sHepPer1 unplaced genomic scaffold, sHepPer1.hap1 HAP1_SCAFFOLD_43, whole genome shotgun sequence genomic window carries:
- the LOC137312570 gene encoding EEF1A lysine methyltransferase 3-like: METQQEKKHFCSSDSKEDSNKLESRYQICGHTLRITRVSSNKLVVPSIMWGAGLVLCRFFEKENISFSGKKMIELGSGTGIVGILAILLGGDVTLTDKPEVLNQIERNVANNVPSSIIQRSKVSALSWGENHDQFPTDYDIILGSDIVYKKREFHLLLKTLQHLSNQNTIIYICSRMREYMGAMNFHEQLIPQHFNSEIVHSVPEKEINLYKVTKKVPGAY, from the exons ATGGAAACACAGCAGGAAAAGAAGCATTTCTGCAGCAGCGACTCCAAGGAGGACAGCAACAAACTCGAAAGTCGCTATCAGATTTGCGGGCACACTTTGAGAATCACTAGGGTCTCCAGCAATAAATTAGTGGTACCATCAATAATGTGGGGAGCT GGCCTCgttctgtgccggttctttgagaaAGAGAATATCAGTTTTTCTGGGAAGAAGATGATTGAATTGGGGTCCGGCACTGGGATCGTGGGGATTCTTGCCATCCTGCTGG GTGGAGATGTGACCTTGACAGACAAACCAGAAGTTCTGAATCAAATAGAACGAAACGTGGCCAACAATGTCCCCTCTTCAATTATCCAGCGGTCAAAAGTCTCTGCTCTCTCGTGGGGTGAAAACCATGATCAATTTCCGACAGACTACGATATCATCCTGGGATCCGATATCGTCTACAAGAAACGTGAATTCCACTTACTGCTCAAGACCCTACAACATCTGAGCAACCAAAACACTATCATTTACATCTGCTCGAGGATGCGTGAGTACATGGGAGCCATGAATTTTCACGAGCAGCTCATTCCACAGCATTTTAACTCCGAAATTGTTCACAGTGTCCCAGAAAAAGAAATCAACCTGTACAAAGTGACCAAAAAAGTTCCTGGCGCTTATTAA